Part of the Gadus macrocephalus chromosome 22, ASM3116895v1 genome, TACTTTGCATGTATAGTATTGACAGATTTGTCAGGCCTTGCAGAAAGTTTTGAGGGAAGTTGGACCACTTATGAGGTCTGCTTTGAGCTGAAATAAACAAAGTATCTAGCTGTGAAAGCTCAGCAAATGGTGGAAACGGAATAGGCTCTACCGATGCATATTTAATTTGATTGCTCTGCAAATTCAATGTCTTTAAAGCTTTCAAATCACCAAAAGTAGCGTTTGTAATTtcagttattttatttgattcaaGATTAAGATTTTTAAGACTGGCCAGTCCAAAAAAAGTCCCATCATTAAGTTGTTCTAATTGATTCCCTTTTAATGTCAAAGTCTGGAGGGAACTAAGAGATTTAAATTCTCCATGATCTAGAACAGTGAGTTTATTGTTCAACAAAGAAAGAGTTTTAAGATTTGGCGTGTTTTTCTTGAAGGTGCCGTTTAAATGATGAATGCTGCTGTTTTGCaacattaatttatttaaattgaCCAAATCTTTGAAAACACAATCATTGAGTGCCAAGAGAGGATTATTGTGTAGATAGAGAACCCTGAGATGGATCATATTGGCAAAATCATCACAGCCAAGAACATTGATGTTATTGCAGCTGAGATCCAGTTTTGAGATTTTACTTTTCCTTACAGCATTGGGGACCGATGTGAGACAGTTAGACTCTATGATTAAAGTGTTCAGCTGCCTAAGAGATTGAAACGAATTCTCAGAGATCGTAGTTATCTCATTCATCCCCAAGTCTAATATTTTCAGATAAGTACACAAGTGCAGCATGTCTGATGTAATCAATTTGATGCCATTATTTCGGATTTCAAAAGAGCTCAGCTTTGGGATTTTGCAGGAAACATTGATGAGAACTTGCAGGTTGTTATTTATATGGTTTAACTGCAGATAcctcagtgaggaggaggagttaaatGACTCCAGCACTTCCTGCAGTCCATGAATCGAGTTGCGAACCCCACTGATATCGAGTCTAACCACACTGCTAAGGTACGATGTGTCATTCACCTCCCAAACGATGCCATTCTTTATACCATCCTCAAGGTACAACGTTTTGAGTTTGGGAAAGATACCTGCAGTGAGCCTAAAATACATGAGCTCATTCTGAGACAAATCAAGGATAACAAGTTCTGTAGACTTATTTGACAGCTCCCATGAATTAAAAGTGGACATTTTGTTTGCTGGAATGTACAGGTTTTGTAAATGTGGTGTATGTTGTAAGAAGAAGTTTGTTAAGTGGCACATTTTGTTATGGCCTAGGTCCAAAATCTTAAGCTTGCTCAGAGTCTTGAAAGAGGCCGGTGCTACTGATTGGATCTGATTGGAAGCCAGATACAATTCTATGAGATTGACTAATCCATCAAACATACCCTCCTGTAGATTACAAAGGCTATTGTTGTTTAAAATTAACACCTTTAGAGAGATTTGAACCACAAAAGTGGCAGATTCAATCTTGGAGATCCTGTTGCTTGTCATGTCCAAGCGCATCAGATTTGGTACATTTTCCaaatctgttttatttagtGTAGACATGTTGTTTCCAGAAAGGTCTATACTTGTGACTCTTGCTGGAATGTACTTTGGAAATACTTTCATACTGGCATTCCGACAGATGGCCTGTGAGTTCTGTGTGACCATGCAGTCCTTCAGCGTGTAACTAGCAGTGGGGAAAATCAAattgttcaaaaataaatataatattccaaatgaacaaaaacaaattcCCCTAAACGGCATCGCAATTTTCGTTTTCATTCCAGCACACGAAGAGTTTTTGTTGATGTTGGTAATTTCCAATACAATGGATCTCCAGTCCTACCAGGTGGATCTTTGgttttgttcattcatttcttTCAGTCCGAGGAATTCCTCAGGTGAAAACCGCAAATCCTAAAAGACTGTCAAActgacacacaaagatacacagacGGCGCTCATTACAATCTGCTGTCAAAATACTGGAATGGAAGCATAGCATCCTCTTGCTATGGGTTTGAGATGTATCTCAAacccataggcctacatgatgtAAGCATCCTCAACATCCTTAAATATAATCACGTGTAATTCATCTTTTGTAGGAATATAATGAATTTGAGTCATAGCCATTGTCCTCATAACAATTTTTTTACAccataacaaaaaatatatacacaaaagcaaaggaaaacctttttttttcaggcTAAGCAGTGCTGCCCTTAAACCAATTTTAACATGAGGAGGTGATGTATCTGTTGCTCTGGTAGGGTTGCTGACACTTATTTTTAGTCAGCTAGCAGATCTGCTATACATTTATATTAGTCAACTAGTACTCCcagttattatttatattgagTAATCTTTCCGAGTAGAACATTCTCTACTTCTGTAACCGACACACCGACAAGTATCATTCTCACTATTAACACTTTTGTGCCACTTTTCTGAGTACATCTCTGTTTTGCTTCACTTTTATCTGTTAGCCCTGAAAATAACAGGTAGATTTAGACTTTTGACGTCCGGGTCTTGGTCTCCCCTTGAACAAAGTGTATATATGCTGAAGGCATCTCAATAAACGTATGATTTCTCTGAGTAATGATTCCTTGTATCCTATTGATTCAGCTCGCTGCTTTGCATACAGAGATTATCATGAACCAGAGCACTCAACCACATCATAGGACATCGAGAAAGCATCAGTTAAGGTCTTCCTTACCTTCTACACATATATTTAGTCAGCTAGCATGCCTACTAGATATATTTATTCAGGCAGTTAGTTGGCCTtatttatccaaagggactttcAGATGAGGCAGAGAACAATCCAAGCATACAATTAATGTTGCCACAATTCCAAAACATGACGTGTTGCACAACCAAGCTTATAGGGAACGACTAAATTCTATATTCTatgattttcatttcatttcagaaaaaatcGTTaactggttaaaaaaaaaaaaaaaaaagcccctaTATGATCGTTAACTTGTTTGATCTCTCCTCTCCAAAGGTTACTTATAATGATGACAATTTTCATCACAAACTAACCAAaggcaaaaataaacacatgctTGAAATGGTCATGTTACATTCCTTTTTGCTGAAAGATAATCAACTTGAGTTTTAGCTGTATTGTAGTGAAAGAAGTGGGTTCAATTAAGTTAAATACTTACTGTACATATTTctattatcaaaaaataatatatccaaatccACAAAAGCAAATGTTCCTCGATCTGGTCTGTTTCCTGATGTGTCCGGCGAATCAAAGTAATGTGTTATTGATAAAAGCTGGTTGAAAATGGTCTTTCGTGTGTGGTCTATTGGGTTATATATAAATGATGACACAAAAGGAAGTAGTCAAAGGAAGTTAGGAAAGGGGAACTATCTGAAGGGAACTAAACAccatctttatttttcttaaaaaaaataccatAAATGACACTGTCTATATGCAACCAGGATTCAACACAATAACGTCATCATCCTTGAAGCTTAATATGTTTGTTCtaatttgttgttttgttagacattttattcattaatgttaaacataacataaaaacTGGCCTTGTATGGGAATATCCACGGGTTCGATAATCGCCCCATGTCAATGGCCCACATCATGCAGGATTCAACTGGGTGTTAGGCTGGGTCTAAGTAGGCAACATACATAAATGTGAGGTGCGTGTGAAATACATATATGGGTGAATGTGGTAGTTGTGTCTTAATGGAACGGCTCCGTCTAGTCTGCGACACTCATTAGCACCGGTGGGTGCGCCCTTCTGTGTATGTCATCCTAAAATGAGTAGTGGGTTTCATGTGAGTCATTTGCAATCATTTCGTGGGGCCTCACTcccagtgtgtgttgtggttgtcAAGACGGCTGTGTCATTTGCGATCATTTCGTGGGGCCTCACTcccagtgtgtgttgtggttgtcAAGACGGCTGTGTCATTTGGCGGCTGTGTCATCTCCTTTGCCATGGAGGCGGAGCAGCTGAACCGGTTCTTCGCCCGCTTTGAGGTGGAGGGAATGACAACCACCAGTCCGGCTCCAGACACCAACAGCCAGACCCTCGTCCTTCAGCCT contains:
- the LOC132450924 gene encoding toll-like receptor 13, with amino-acid sequence MKTKIAMPFRGICFCSFGILYLFLNNLIFPTASYTLKDCMVTQNSQAICRNASMKVFPKYIPARVTSIDLSGNNMSTLNKTDLENVPNLMRLDMTSNRISKIESATFVVQISLKVLILNNNSLCNLQEGMFDGLVNLIELYLASNQIQSVAPASFKTLSKLKILDLGHNKMCHLTNFFLQHTPHLQNLYIPANKMSTFNSWELSNKSTELVILDLSQNELMYFRLTAGIFPKLKTLYLEDGIKNGIVWEVNDTSYLSSVVRLDISGVRNSIHGLQEVLESFNSSSSLRYLQLNHINNNLQVLINVSCKIPKLSSFEIRNNGIKLITSDMLHLCTYLKILDLGMNEITTISENSFQSLRQLNTLIIESNCLTSVPNAVRKSKISKLDLSCNNINVLGCDDFANMIHLRVLYLHNNPLLALNDCVFKDLVNLNKLMLQNSSIHHLNGTFKKNTPNLKTLSLLNNKLTVLDHGEFKSLSSLQTLTLKGNQLEQLNDGTFFGLASLKNLNLESNKITEITNATFGDLKALKTLNLQSNQIKYASVEPIPFPPFAELSQLDTLFISAQSRPHKWSNFPQNFLQGLTNLSILYMQSNHLRSVHPHTFNYTPNLNVLHLSKNFFFLTDIPDNLFSPIQKLKSLYISMTNLRSLDFLLHSNLTELEVLQVGYNIFSVIREPVMLSLPALTDLDMQGNSFTCNCDNAWFLQWVNTNKQTQVFNAYNFECSYPPNLKGRKLL